Proteins from a genomic interval of Pseudomonas silesiensis:
- a CDS encoding thioesterase II family protein, with product MTQLTLLCLPYSGASAMVYSRWRRKLPEWLKLQPVELPGRGARFGEPLHTDMRRLALQLAHEQKITLKAPYALFGHSLGALLACEMAHALRSLGLPEPVALFASGTAAPTMRADYDRGFAEPKTDAELIEQLRTLNGTSEEVLANEELMSLTLPVLRADFQLCGRFEPVQRPLLKCPVHVLGGKDDRATTEQLIGWRKETHGSFSVDMLAGGHFFIHDHEAKVLRVIKDQLEVHHRRHAMPASA from the coding sequence GTGACCCAGCTGACATTGCTGTGCCTGCCCTATTCAGGCGCGAGCGCCATGGTCTACAGCCGCTGGCGGCGCAAACTGCCGGAGTGGCTGAAACTGCAGCCCGTCGAGCTGCCGGGCCGTGGCGCGCGGTTTGGCGAACCTTTGCACACCGACATGCGGCGCCTGGCGCTGCAACTGGCCCATGAACAGAAAATTACGCTCAAGGCACCCTACGCCTTGTTCGGCCATAGCCTGGGCGCATTGCTGGCCTGTGAAATGGCCCATGCCTTGCGCTCGCTGGGCTTGCCGGAGCCGGTGGCATTGTTCGCTTCAGGCACGGCCGCACCGACGATGCGGGCCGACTACGATCGTGGCTTTGCAGAACCAAAGACCGACGCCGAGTTGATCGAGCAATTGCGCACCCTCAACGGCACCAGCGAAGAAGTGCTGGCCAATGAAGAACTGATGAGCCTGACGCTGCCAGTCCTGCGCGCCGATTTCCAGTTGTGCGGGCGTTTCGAACCGGTGCAGCGGCCGTTGCTCAAGTGCCCGGTGCATGTGCTCGGCGGCAAGGACGACCGCGCCACCACCGAACAATTGATCGGCTGGCGCAAGGAAACCCACGGCAGTTTTTCCGTGGACATGCTGGCCGGCGGGCACTTTTTCATCCATGACCACGAGGCCAAGGTGTTGCGGGTGATCAAGGACCAGTTGGAGGTTCATCACCGGCGGCATGCCATGCCCGCCAGCGCCTGA
- a CDS encoding glycoside hydrolase family 15 protein, with the protein MADYQLERQSAIDAHGIIGDMCSAALVNDKGSVDFFCWPEFDSPSIFCSLLDTPEAGIFQLAPDLPGARREQIYLPDTNVLQTRWLSDRAVVEVTDLLPIGDSEDDLPVLMRRVRVVSGQVTIHMRCAVRHDYARAKTRARMDDRHVTFAAANQPSLRLSSDQVLRIEDNAAVAEFTLEQDQSAEFLLGGIDDPRFKEGGATLCLERTLKYWRDWSGQSSYRGRWREMVNRSALALKLLTSRKHGAIVAAATFGLPETPGGERNWDYRYTWIRDASFTVYAFMRLGYVQEANDYMRWLRGRVSDCQGKPMKINILYAIDGRQELPETELSHLSGHGGAVPVRIGNQAYDQIQLDIFGELMDAVYLVNKYGDAISHEGWKHAVEVVDQVCETWQQTDVGIWEMRGEQHHFLHSRLMCWVALDRAIRLASKRSLPAPFARWDQTRQAIYADIWENFWNEERGHFVQHIGGTALDGSMLLMPLVRFVSAKDPRWLSTLQAIEKTLVRDGMVYRYRNEDSGIDGLAGAEGAFAACSFWYVECLARAGQVEKAHLEFEQLLRLANPLGLYAEEFDSHARHLGNTPQALTHLALISAACFLDRKLSGEKNNWQP; encoded by the coding sequence ATGGCTGATTATCAACTTGAACGACAAAGCGCCATCGACGCCCACGGCATCATCGGCGACATGTGCAGCGCGGCGCTGGTCAACGACAAGGGCAGCGTGGACTTTTTCTGCTGGCCCGAGTTCGACAGTCCGTCGATCTTCTGCTCGCTGCTGGACACGCCCGAGGCGGGCATTTTCCAACTGGCGCCAGACCTGCCCGGCGCCCGCCGCGAGCAGATTTACCTGCCGGACACCAATGTCCTGCAAACCCGCTGGCTCAGCGACCGCGCGGTGGTGGAAGTCACCGACCTGCTGCCCATCGGCGACAGCGAGGATGATCTGCCGGTGTTGATGCGCCGGGTTCGGGTAGTCAGTGGCCAGGTAACCATCCACATGCGCTGCGCCGTGCGTCATGACTACGCCCGCGCCAAAACCCGCGCGCGCATGGATGACCGACACGTGACCTTCGCGGCCGCCAACCAGCCGTCCCTGCGCCTGTCTTCAGACCAGGTGCTGCGTATCGAAGACAATGCGGCAGTCGCCGAATTCACCCTCGAACAGGACCAGAGTGCCGAGTTCCTGCTCGGCGGCATCGATGATCCGCGATTCAAGGAAGGAGGTGCCACGCTGTGCCTGGAACGCACCCTGAAATACTGGCGCGACTGGTCCGGCCAATCCAGTTACCGGGGGCGCTGGCGGGAGATGGTCAATCGCTCGGCCCTGGCCCTGAAGCTGCTGACCTCGCGCAAACACGGGGCAATCGTCGCTGCCGCCACCTTCGGTCTGCCGGAAACGCCTGGCGGCGAGCGCAACTGGGATTACCGCTACACCTGGATCCGCGATGCGTCATTTACCGTCTACGCCTTCATGCGCCTGGGATACGTCCAGGAAGCCAACGACTACATGCGCTGGTTGCGCGGGCGGGTCAGCGACTGCCAGGGCAAGCCGATGAAAATCAACATTCTGTACGCCATCGACGGGCGTCAGGAGTTGCCGGAAACCGAACTGTCGCACCTGTCCGGCCATGGCGGTGCGGTGCCGGTGCGCATCGGTAATCAGGCTTATGATCAGATCCAGCTCGACATCTTCGGCGAGTTGATGGACGCGGTGTACCTGGTCAACAAATATGGCGATGCCATCTCCCATGAGGGCTGGAAACACGCCGTGGAAGTGGTCGATCAAGTCTGCGAAACCTGGCAGCAAACGGATGTGGGCATCTGGGAAATGCGCGGTGAGCAACATCACTTCCTGCACTCGAGGCTGATGTGCTGGGTGGCGCTGGACCGCGCCATTCGCCTCGCCTCCAAACGCTCGCTGCCTGCCCCATTCGCCCGCTGGGACCAGACCCGACAGGCGATATACGCCGACATCTGGGAAAATTTCTGGAACGAAGAGCGCGGGCATTTCGTCCAGCACATTGGTGGCACCGCCCTCGATGGCTCGATGCTGCTGATGCCCCTGGTGCGTTTCGTCAGCGCCAAGGATCCGCGCTGGCTGTCGACCCTGCAAGCCATCGAAAAAACCCTGGTGCGCGACGGCATGGTCTATCGCTATCGCAACGAAGACAGCGGGATCGACGGCCTCGCCGGCGCCGAAGGCGCCTTTGCCGCCTGCTCGTTCTGGTACGTCGAATGCCTGGCCCGGGCGGGCCAGGTGGAAAAAGCGCATCTGGAATTTGAGCAACTGCTGAGGCTTGCCAATCCGTTGGGGTTGTATGCCGAAGAATTCGACAGCCATGCCCGGCACCTGGGCAACACACCGCAAGCGCTGACGCATCTGGCGCTGATCAGCGCGGCGTGTTTTCTGGATCGGAAATTGAGTGGGGAGAAGAATAACTGGCAGCCGTGA
- a CDS encoding glucose 1-dehydrogenase: MQLSLAQQVALVTGASSGIGAAAAKALAAAGAAVVINYHSQAEPAEALARQINDEGGRAIAIGADVSKEDDVERLFAQTLDAFGYLDILVANSGMQKDAATVDMTLADWNQVIGVNLTGQFLCARAALRIFNRQGVREGVSRAAGKIIHMSSVHQRIPWAGHVNYAASKGGVDMLMQTLAQEVSHQRIRVNGIAPGAIRTAINHSETAGDAERELLKLIPYGRVGEVEDIASAVVFLACDASDYIVGTTLFIDGGMSLYPEFRGNG; the protein is encoded by the coding sequence ATGCAGCTTTCCCTCGCTCAACAAGTCGCCCTGGTCACCGGCGCCAGTTCCGGCATCGGTGCCGCGGCTGCCAAGGCCCTGGCCGCTGCCGGTGCCGCGGTGGTGATCAACTACCATTCCCAGGCCGAACCCGCCGAAGCACTGGCCCGGCAGATCAATGATGAAGGTGGCCGCGCCATCGCCATCGGTGCCGACGTTTCCAAAGAGGACGACGTCGAACGACTGTTTGCGCAAACCCTTGACGCCTTCGGTTATCTGGACATTCTGGTGGCCAATTCCGGTATGCAGAAAGACGCCGCCACCGTCGACATGACCCTCGCCGACTGGAACCAGGTGATCGGTGTCAACCTCACCGGGCAGTTCCTCTGCGCTCGCGCCGCCCTGCGCATTTTCAACCGGCAAGGTGTTCGCGAAGGCGTGTCCCGGGCCGCCGGCAAGATCATCCACATGAGCTCGGTGCACCAGCGCATCCCCTGGGCCGGTCACGTCAACTACGCCGCGTCCAAAGGTGGCGTCGACATGCTGATGCAGACCCTGGCCCAGGAAGTCAGCCACCAGCGAATCCGCGTCAACGGCATCGCGCCGGGGGCCATCCGTACGGCGATAAATCATTCCGAAACCGCAGGCGACGCCGAGCGAGAACTGCTCAAGCTCATCCCTTATGGCCGGGTCGGCGAGGTCGAAGATATCGCCAGTGCGGTGGTCTTCCTCGCCTGCGATGCCTCCGACTACATCGTCGGCACCACCTTGTTCATCGACGGCGGCATGAGCCTCTATCCGGAGTTTCGCGGCAATGGCTGA
- the inhA gene encoding isonitrile hydratase, protein MTLQIGFLLFPQLQQLDLTGPYDVLASLPDVKVHLIWKDLVPVTASTGLMLKPSVTFDDCPALDVICIPGGSGVGPLMEDDETLDFIRGQAANARYVTSVCTGALVLGAAGLLKGKRATTHWAYHDLLTPLGAIAVKDRVVRDGNLLTGGGITAGIDFALTLAAELFDQDTAQLVQLQLEYAPAPPFASGSPETAPGSVLEQARQRAAGSLKLRSEITARAAAKLDQMPAR, encoded by the coding sequence ATGACGTTGCAGATCGGTTTTCTGTTGTTCCCCCAGCTTCAGCAACTGGACCTGACCGGCCCTTATGACGTGCTGGCCTCGCTGCCGGACGTGAAGGTGCATTTGATCTGGAAGGACTTGGTGCCGGTCACCGCAAGCACGGGCCTGATGCTGAAACCGTCCGTCACCTTCGATGATTGCCCGGCGCTGGATGTGATCTGCATTCCCGGCGGCAGCGGCGTCGGGCCGTTGATGGAGGATGACGAGACGCTGGACTTCATCAGGGGCCAGGCGGCCAATGCGCGTTATGTCACGTCCGTGTGCACCGGTGCACTGGTGCTCGGTGCAGCGGGTCTGCTCAAGGGCAAGCGTGCCACGACTCACTGGGCCTACCACGACCTGCTAACACCATTGGGAGCCATTGCGGTGAAGGACCGGGTCGTACGCGACGGCAATCTGCTGACCGGTGGCGGGATCACCGCAGGGATCGATTTCGCCCTGACCCTGGCCGCTGAATTATTCGATCAGGACACGGCGCAGCTGGTGCAACTGCAACTGGAGTACGCGCCGGCGCCGCCGTTTGCTTCGGGCAGTCCTGAAACCGCCCCGGGCAGCGTGCTGGAGCAAGCCCGGCAACGTGCGGCCGGTTCGTTGAAACTACGCAGCGAAATCACCGCACGAGCAGCCGCAAAGCTCGATCAGATGCCAGCGCGCTGA
- a CDS encoding GlxA family transcriptional regulator, with protein sequence MPKTIRVLAFPNVQLLDVTGPLQVFASANDIARQKGLPPPYAPTVIASGGGAVMSSAGLALLAEPLAGEASDTLIIAGGWGVYAAADDASLVAWVREHGTQCRRVSSVCTGAFLLAASGWLDGRRVVTHWTRCEQLAQMHPRLRVEPNPIFINDGPVWTSAGVTAGIDLALAMVEEDLGRTMALEVARQLVVFLKRPGGQSQFSVTLSLQKEGSRFDDLHAWISENLTKDLGIPSLALQAGMSERSFVRHYRTDTGQTPARAIELIRVETARRLLGDTGLPIKRVAMQCGFGSEETLRRSFLRAMGVTPQAYRERFSVSAQADPVMP encoded by the coding sequence ATGCCGAAAACCATCCGCGTACTCGCATTTCCCAACGTGCAACTGCTCGATGTCACCGGCCCGTTGCAAGTGTTCGCCTCGGCCAACGACATCGCCCGCCAGAAAGGTTTACCGCCGCCCTACGCGCCGACAGTCATCGCCAGCGGCGGCGGGGCAGTGATGTCGTCGGCAGGGCTGGCGTTGCTGGCCGAGCCGTTAGCCGGGGAGGCCAGCGACACCCTGATCATCGCCGGGGGCTGGGGAGTCTATGCGGCGGCGGACGATGCGTCGCTGGTGGCTTGGGTGCGTGAACACGGCACGCAGTGTCGACGGGTGTCATCGGTCTGCACCGGCGCGTTTTTGCTGGCGGCCAGCGGCTGGCTCGATGGTCGGCGGGTCGTGACCCACTGGACCCGCTGCGAGCAGTTGGCGCAAATGCACCCGCGCCTGCGCGTCGAGCCCAACCCGATCTTCATCAACGACGGCCCGGTGTGGACCTCGGCCGGCGTCACTGCCGGTATCGACCTGGCGCTGGCCATGGTCGAGGAAGACCTCGGCCGCACCATGGCCCTTGAAGTCGCCCGCCAACTGGTGGTGTTCCTCAAGCGTCCAGGGGGCCAGTCGCAGTTCAGCGTGACCTTGTCCTTGCAGAAGGAAGGCAGCCGTTTCGACGACCTTCACGCCTGGATCAGCGAAAACCTCACCAAAGACCTCGGCATTCCGAGCCTGGCCTTGCAAGCCGGCATGAGCGAACGCAGCTTCGTGCGCCACTACCGCACAGACACCGGCCAAACCCCGGCCCGGGCGATCGAACTGATCCGCGTCGAAACCGCCCGGCGCCTGCTCGGCGACACCGGTCTACCGATCAAACGGGTGGCGATGCAGTGCGGGTTCGGCAGCGAAGAGACGCTTCGGCGCAGTTTCCTGCGAGCCATGGGGGTAACGCCGCAGGCCTATCGCGAGCGTTTTTCCGTCAGCGCTCAAGCCGATCCAGTAATGCCTTGA
- a CDS encoding MFS transporter translates to MANPYRELFKAPGSSAFVMAGMIARMPISMTGIGLITMLSQLQGGYGLAGAVAATFALATAFCAPQVSRLVDRFGQRRILPVSALIGGGALLLVLLCTRLQAPNWTLFLFAALAGCMPSMSAMVRARWTELYRGQPQLQTAYALESVLDEVCFIVGPPLSVGLCVVAFPEAGPLAALLMLAIGVTAFVLQRDTEPPVHPHEEHHQGSIIRSREIQWLVLLMVAMGTIVGVIDVVSVAFAQHQGQPAAASIVLSVYAIGSCLAGLAFGALRSKVPLPRLFLYGGVATAVTTLPLLLATNILGLSLAVFVAGLFFAPTLIVAMALVEQIVPPAKLTEGLTWLVTGLSIGVAIGAAGSGWLIDAFGARSGFWVAIGAGAVVLGSAVQSHRHLK, encoded by the coding sequence ATGGCAAACCCCTACCGCGAGCTATTCAAAGCCCCTGGCTCCAGCGCTTTTGTAATGGCGGGCATGATCGCGCGCATGCCCATCTCCATGACCGGCATCGGCCTGATCACCATGCTCTCGCAACTGCAGGGTGGGTACGGGTTGGCGGGCGCGGTAGCCGCCACGTTTGCCTTGGCCACGGCATTTTGCGCACCGCAGGTTTCGCGCCTGGTGGACCGTTTCGGGCAGCGGCGGATCTTGCCGGTTTCTGCGCTGATCGGCGGCGGGGCGTTGCTGCTGGTATTGCTCTGCACCCGTTTGCAAGCGCCGAACTGGACCTTGTTCCTGTTTGCCGCGCTGGCGGGTTGCATGCCAAGCATGTCGGCGATGGTACGGGCCCGCTGGACCGAGTTGTATCGCGGCCAACCTCAACTGCAAACCGCCTATGCCCTGGAGTCGGTGCTCGACGAGGTCTGCTTTATCGTCGGGCCGCCGTTGTCGGTGGGGCTGTGCGTAGTGGCGTTTCCCGAGGCCGGGCCGTTGGCGGCGCTGCTGATGCTGGCGATCGGGGTCACCGCGTTTGTGCTGCAACGCGACACCGAGCCGCCGGTGCATCCTCATGAGGAACATCATCAAGGTTCGATCATCCGTTCCCGCGAGATTCAATGGCTGGTGCTGTTGATGGTGGCCATGGGCACCATCGTCGGTGTGATCGATGTGGTCAGCGTCGCCTTCGCCCAGCACCAGGGCCAACCGGCGGCGGCGAGCATTGTGCTGTCGGTGTATGCGATTGGCTCGTGTCTGGCGGGACTGGCGTTCGGCGCCTTGCGTTCGAAGGTGCCATTGCCTCGGTTGTTTCTGTACGGCGGGGTGGCGACGGCGGTGACCACATTGCCGCTGCTGCTGGCGACGAACATTCTCGGGTTATCGCTGGCGGTGTTCGTCGCCGGGCTGTTTTTCGCGCCGACCTTGATCGTTGCGATGGCCCTGGTGGAGCAGATCGTGCCACCGGCCAAGCTCACCGAAGGCCTGACCTGGCTGGTGACCGGGTTGAGTATCGGCGTGGCGATCGGCGCGGCCGGTTCGGGGTGGCTGATCGATGCCTTTGGCGCCCGCAGCGGGTTTTGGGTGGCGATCGGGGCGGGGGCAGTGGTGCTCGGTTCTGCAGTCCAAAGCCATCGTCATTTGAAATAG